One segment of Ipomoea triloba cultivar NCNSP0323 chromosome 12, ASM357664v1 DNA contains the following:
- the LOC116000282 gene encoding aldehyde dehydrogenase family 2 member C4-like isoform X2 translates to MAATQNNGNMKEALFKVPDIKFTKLFINGEFVDSVSGKKFETIDPRTGEVFAKVAEGDKEDVDLAVKAAREAFDHGPWPRFPGCERRRLMMKFADLIEENAEELAALDAIDGGKLYGMGKALDIPAAAGTLRYYAGAADKIHGETLKMSRSIQGYTLREPVGVAGMIIPWNFPTSMFFTKVSPALAAGCTIVVKPAEQTPLSALFYAHLAKKVSFTGSTEVGKLVMKAAADSNLKQVTLELGGKNPLIIFDDADIEMATGLAVFGSLYNKGEVCVASSRIFVQEGIYDEFAKKLVEKVKMTVVGDPFDPSTHQGPQVDKNQYEKILSYIEHGKREGATLLTGGKPCGEKGYYIEPTIFSDVKDSMLIAKDEIFGPVISLLKFKTIEEAIQRANATKYGLAAGIVTKDLNTANTVSRSIRAGVVWINCYLAFDYDIPYGGYKMSGFGRDSGMEALDQYLQTKCVVTPLYDSPWL, encoded by the exons ATGGCCGCCACCCAAAATAATGGAAACATGAAGGAGGCTCTGTTCAAGGTTCCAGACATCAAGTTCACCAAGCTGTTCATCAATGGAGAATTCGTTGATTCCGTTTCAG GTAAAAAATTTGAGACAATTGATCCAAGAACTGGTGAAGTGTTTGCTAAGGTTGCCGAGGGAGACAAAGAAGATGTCGATTTGGCCGTCAAAGCTGCCCGTGAAGCCTTTGATCATGGTCCATGGCCCCGGTTTCCGGGCTGC GAGAGGAGAAGATTAATGATGAAGTTTGCGGACTTGATTGAAGAGAATGCGGAGGAGTTAGCGGCGTTGGATGCAATCGACGGCGGGAAGCTGTACGGGATGGGTAAGGCGTTGGACATTCCGGCGGCGGCGGGGACGTTGCGGTACTACGCCGGCGCGGCGGATAAAATCCACGGCGAGACGCTGAAGATGTCGAGGTCTATTCAGGGGTACACGTTGCGGGAGCCGGTGGGCGTTGCCGGAATGATCATTCCTTGGAATTTTCCGACATCCATGTTCTTCACAAAGGTTAGCCCTGCGTTAGCCGCAGGATGCACAATTGTTGTCAAACCTGCCGAGCAAACCCCCCTTTCAGCTCTTTTCTATGCTCATCTCGCCAAGAAG GTTAGTTTTACAGGATCAACAGAAGTTGGGAAGTTAGTAATGAAGGCTGCAGCAGACAGCAATCTAAAACAAGTGACACTAGAGCTTGGAGGAAAGAACCCTCTCATCATTTTTGATGATGCCGACATTGAAATGGCCACAGGACTTGCTGTATTTGGCAGCCTTTATAACAAG GGTGAGGTTTGTGTTGCAAGCTCTCGTATTTTCGTGCAAGAAGGAATCTATGATGAATTTGCAAAGAAATTAGTAGAGAAGGTGAAAATGACTGTGGTTGGTGATCCTTTCGATCCTTCAACCCATCAAGGACCCCAG GTAGACAAAAATCAATATGAGAAAATATTGTCATATATCGAGCATGGCAAGAGAGAAGGAGCCACATTGTTAACAGGAGGCAAGCCTTGTGGTGAGAAGGGATATTACATTGAGCCCACCATCTTTTCAGATGTCAAG GATTCTATGCTAATTGCCAAGGACGAGATATTCGGTCCGGTGATCTCATTACTCAAATTCAA GACGATTGAGGAGGCCATACAGAGAGCCAATGCTACAAAATATGGGCTGGCGGCCGGCATTGTGACCAAGGACTTGAACACTGCCAACACGGTTTCGAGGTCGATTCGAGCCGGAGTTGTTTGGATAAACTGTTATCTGGCGTTTGATTACGATATTCCTTATGGGGGTTACAAGATGAGTGGATTTGGGAGAGATTCAGGAATGGAGGCACTTGATCAGTACCTTCAAACCAAATGTGTTGTAACTCCCTTGTACGATTCCCCTTGGCTATGA
- the LOC116000282 gene encoding aldehyde dehydrogenase family 2 member C4-like isoform X1, with the protein MAATQNNGNMKEALFKVPDIKFTKLFINGEFVDSVSGKKFETIDPRTGEVFAKVAEGDKEDVDLAVKAAREAFDHGPWPRFPGCERRRLMMKFADLIEENAEELAALDAIDGGKLYGMGKALDIPAAAGTLRYYAGAADKIHGETLKMSRSIQGYTLREPVGVAGMIIPWNFPTSMFFTKVSPALAAGCTIVVKPAEQTPLSALFYAHLAKKAGIPDGVLNVITGFGPTAGAAIASHIDIDKVSFTGSTEVGKLVMKAAADSNLKQVTLELGGKNPLIIFDDADIEMATGLAVFGSLYNKGEVCVASSRIFVQEGIYDEFAKKLVEKVKMTVVGDPFDPSTHQGPQVDKNQYEKILSYIEHGKREGATLLTGGKPCGEKGYYIEPTIFSDVKDSMLIAKDEIFGPVISLLKFKTIEEAIQRANATKYGLAAGIVTKDLNTANTVSRSIRAGVVWINCYLAFDYDIPYGGYKMSGFGRDSGMEALDQYLQTKCVVTPLYDSPWL; encoded by the exons ATGGCCGCCACCCAAAATAATGGAAACATGAAGGAGGCTCTGTTCAAGGTTCCAGACATCAAGTTCACCAAGCTGTTCATCAATGGAGAATTCGTTGATTCCGTTTCAG GTAAAAAATTTGAGACAATTGATCCAAGAACTGGTGAAGTGTTTGCTAAGGTTGCCGAGGGAGACAAAGAAGATGTCGATTTGGCCGTCAAAGCTGCCCGTGAAGCCTTTGATCATGGTCCATGGCCCCGGTTTCCGGGCTGC GAGAGGAGAAGATTAATGATGAAGTTTGCGGACTTGATTGAAGAGAATGCGGAGGAGTTAGCGGCGTTGGATGCAATCGACGGCGGGAAGCTGTACGGGATGGGTAAGGCGTTGGACATTCCGGCGGCGGCGGGGACGTTGCGGTACTACGCCGGCGCGGCGGATAAAATCCACGGCGAGACGCTGAAGATGTCGAGGTCTATTCAGGGGTACACGTTGCGGGAGCCGGTGGGCGTTGCCGGAATGATCATTCCTTGGAATTTTCCGACATCCATGTTCTTCACAAAGGTTAGCCCTGCGTTAGCCGCAGGATGCACAATTGTTGTCAAACCTGCCGAGCAAACCCCCCTTTCAGCTCTTTTCTATGCTCATCTCGCCAAGAAG GCTGGTATCCCAGACGGAGTGCTTAATGTTATAACAGGATTTGGACCAACAGCTGGAGCTGCCATTGCTTCTCATATAGACATTGACAAA GTTAGTTTTACAGGATCAACAGAAGTTGGGAAGTTAGTAATGAAGGCTGCAGCAGACAGCAATCTAAAACAAGTGACACTAGAGCTTGGAGGAAAGAACCCTCTCATCATTTTTGATGATGCCGACATTGAAATGGCCACAGGACTTGCTGTATTTGGCAGCCTTTATAACAAG GGTGAGGTTTGTGTTGCAAGCTCTCGTATTTTCGTGCAAGAAGGAATCTATGATGAATTTGCAAAGAAATTAGTAGAGAAGGTGAAAATGACTGTGGTTGGTGATCCTTTCGATCCTTCAACCCATCAAGGACCCCAG GTAGACAAAAATCAATATGAGAAAATATTGTCATATATCGAGCATGGCAAGAGAGAAGGAGCCACATTGTTAACAGGAGGCAAGCCTTGTGGTGAGAAGGGATATTACATTGAGCCCACCATCTTTTCAGATGTCAAG GATTCTATGCTAATTGCCAAGGACGAGATATTCGGTCCGGTGATCTCATTACTCAAATTCAA GACGATTGAGGAGGCCATACAGAGAGCCAATGCTACAAAATATGGGCTGGCGGCCGGCATTGTGACCAAGGACTTGAACACTGCCAACACGGTTTCGAGGTCGATTCGAGCCGGAGTTGTTTGGATAAACTGTTATCTGGCGTTTGATTACGATATTCCTTATGGGGGTTACAAGATGAGTGGATTTGGGAGAGATTCAGGAATGGAGGCACTTGATCAGTACCTTCAAACCAAATGTGTTGTAACTCCCTTGTACGATTCCCCTTGGCTATGA